In Actinoplanes sp. NBC_00393, a single genomic region encodes these proteins:
- the pstB gene encoding phosphate ABC transporter ATP-binding protein PstB translates to MAKRIEANNVSSYYGSFKAIDSVSMTVEPKTITALIGPSGCGKSTFLRSINRMHEVLPGARIEGRLTIDDQNIYDADVDVTAVRRMIGMVFQRPNPFPTMSIYENAVAGLKLNGVKKKALLDEAAEKSLRAANLWDEVKDRLDRPGAGLSGGQQQRLCIARTIAVEPQVVLMDEPCSALDPISTLAIEDLMFKLKDRFTIIIVTHNMQQAARVSDKTGFFSIDKTGDPGRLIEYDDTQKIFSNPTQKKTEDYITGRFG, encoded by the coding sequence ATGGCCAAGCGCATCGAGGCGAACAACGTCTCCTCCTACTACGGTTCGTTCAAGGCGATCGACAGCGTCTCGATGACCGTCGAGCCGAAGACGATCACCGCCCTGATCGGCCCGTCCGGCTGTGGCAAGTCCACGTTCCTGCGGTCCATCAACCGCATGCACGAGGTGCTGCCCGGCGCCCGGATCGAGGGCCGGCTCACCATCGACGACCAGAACATCTACGACGCGGACGTGGACGTCACCGCGGTCCGTCGCATGATCGGCATGGTCTTCCAGCGGCCCAACCCGTTCCCGACGATGTCGATCTACGAGAACGCGGTGGCCGGCCTCAAGCTGAACGGCGTCAAGAAGAAGGCGCTGCTCGACGAGGCCGCGGAGAAGTCGCTGCGCGCCGCGAACCTCTGGGACGAGGTCAAGGACCGGCTCGACCGCCCGGGCGCCGGCCTCTCCGGTGGTCAGCAGCAGCGTCTCTGCATCGCCCGCACGATCGCCGTCGAGCCGCAGGTCGTGCTGATGGACGAGCCGTGTTCCGCGCTCGACCCGATCTCGACGCTGGCGATCGAGGACCTGATGTTCAAGCTGAAGGACCGCTTCACGATCATCATCGTCACGCACAACATGCAGCAGGCCGCGCGGGTCAGCGACAAGACCGGTTTCTTCTCGATCGACAAGACCGGTGACCCGGGCCGCCTGATCGAGTACGACGACACCCAGAAGATCTTCAGCAACCCGACCCAGAAGAAGACCGAGGACTACATCACGGGTCGGTTCGGCTGA
- the pstS gene encoding phosphate ABC transporter substrate-binding protein PstS → MKLQRAGFVAGIALTATIALTACGSDNEPTGSGSGASAAPGDCVSGSLTAQGSTAQKNAMDEWIKAYQSQCADAKVDYQGTGSGAGIEAFVAGTADFAGSDSALKEEEVAQADAKCPGGKALNLPMVIGPIAVVYNVQGVDGLQLSPSTLAKIFSGSITKWNDAAIAAENSGAKLPDATIETVHRSDESGTTDNFTKYLSKTAEADWQYSNAKAWKAPGGTGAAKSDGVATKVKSTPNTISYVELSFAENSDLQTAKIKNGAGEYVELSGESAGKTFENATVKGTDGDLALDLDYTTKTAGAYPIVLVTYEIACSKGSPKAKEIQSFLKYTSSTAGQTALAELGYAPLPETLRAKVEASVASIS, encoded by the coding sequence GTGAAGCTCCAGCGGGCTGGTTTCGTGGCCGGCATTGCTTTGACTGCGACGATCGCGCTCACCGCGTGCGGTTCGGACAACGAGCCCACCGGCAGCGGTAGCGGCGCATCCGCCGCTCCGGGCGACTGCGTCAGCGGCAGCCTGACGGCTCAGGGCTCCACTGCTCAGAAGAACGCCATGGACGAGTGGATCAAGGCGTACCAGAGCCAGTGTGCGGACGCCAAGGTGGACTACCAGGGCACCGGTTCGGGTGCGGGCATCGAGGCCTTCGTCGCCGGTACGGCCGACTTCGCCGGCTCGGACTCCGCTCTCAAGGAGGAAGAGGTCGCGCAGGCCGACGCCAAGTGCCCCGGTGGCAAGGCGCTCAACCTGCCGATGGTGATCGGCCCGATCGCCGTCGTCTACAACGTGCAGGGCGTCGACGGCCTCCAGCTGTCGCCCTCCACCCTCGCCAAGATCTTCTCCGGCAGCATCACGAAGTGGAACGACGCCGCGATCGCGGCCGAGAACTCGGGCGCCAAGCTCCCGGACGCCACCATCGAGACGGTGCACCGCTCGGACGAGTCCGGCACCACCGACAACTTCACCAAGTACCTCAGCAAGACCGCTGAGGCCGACTGGCAGTACAGCAACGCCAAGGCCTGGAAGGCGCCGGGCGGCACCGGTGCGGCCAAGTCGGACGGTGTGGCCACCAAGGTCAAGAGCACCCCGAACACCATCTCGTACGTCGAGCTCTCGTTCGCCGAGAACAGCGACCTGCAGACCGCGAAGATCAAGAACGGCGCGGGCGAGTACGTCGAGCTGAGCGGTGAGAGCGCCGGCAAGACCTTCGAGAACGCCACCGTCAAGGGCACCGACGGGGACCTCGCGCTGGACCTCGACTACACCACCAAGACCGCGGGTGCGTACCCGATCGTGCTGGTGACCTACGAGATCGCCTGCAGCAAGGGCAGCCCGAAGGCCAAGGAGATCCAGTCCTTCCTGAAGTACACCTCGAGCACGGCCGGCCAGACGGCGCTCGCTGAGCTGGGCTACGCCCCGCTGCCCGAGACGCTGCGCGCCAAGGTCGAGGCCTCGGTCGCCTCGATCTCCTGA
- the mshD gene encoding mycothiol synthase yields the protein MTMRQPVRAADRLSASEVDDVLALAAAAGELDGVYPLSEDVVLRVRGDVPYDGVHLLSYSGDRLAGYAFLEGSAGELVVHPQFRRAGHGTALLAAAGEGPLKFWAHGDDPGAATFADRNGFTRARVLWQMRRSLLEPLPEVPLPDGVTLRAFNPDADEQRWLEVNARAFAHHPEQGRWTLDDLRTREAEPWFDPAGFLLAVDIADTLLGFHWTKVHPATGDEPAIGEIYVLGVDPGGHRRGLGKALSVAGLRHLADAGLTVSNLYVDESNPAAVKLYRGLGFEVYKTDVNYQRP from the coding sequence ATGACGATGCGACAGCCGGTCCGTGCCGCGGACCGGCTGTCCGCGTCTGAGGTGGACGACGTTCTCGCCCTGGCTGCGGCCGCGGGCGAGCTGGACGGCGTCTACCCGCTCTCCGAGGACGTCGTTCTGCGGGTTCGTGGCGACGTGCCCTACGACGGCGTACATCTGCTGTCCTATTCGGGTGACCGCCTGGCCGGCTATGCCTTCCTGGAGGGCTCGGCCGGCGAGCTGGTGGTTCATCCGCAGTTCCGGCGGGCCGGGCACGGCACTGCTCTGCTGGCCGCGGCCGGCGAGGGTCCGCTGAAGTTCTGGGCGCACGGTGACGATCCCGGCGCCGCCACCTTCGCCGACCGCAACGGCTTCACCCGCGCCCGGGTCCTCTGGCAGATGCGCCGCTCGCTTCTCGAGCCCCTGCCCGAGGTGCCCCTGCCGGACGGGGTCACGCTCCGTGCCTTCAATCCGGACGCCGACGAGCAGCGCTGGCTCGAGGTCAACGCGCGGGCCTTCGCCCACCATCCGGAGCAGGGCCGCTGGACCCTCGACGATCTGCGTACGCGTGAGGCCGAACCCTGGTTCGACCCGGCCGGCTTCCTGCTCGCCGTCGACATCGCCGACACCCTGCTCGGCTTCCACTGGACCAAGGTGCACCCGGCCACCGGTGACGAACCGGCGATCGGCGAGATCTATGTGCTCGGGGTGGACCCGGGCGGCCACCGTCGCGGCCTCGGCAAGGCGCTGAGCGTGGCCGGCCTGCGGCACCTCGCCGACGCCGGGCTGACGGTGTCCAACCTCTACGTCGACGAGTCGAACCCGGCTGCGGTGAAGCTGTACCGCGGGCTCGGCTTCGAGGTCTACAAGACCGACGTCAACTACCAGCGGCCCTGA
- the pstC gene encoding phosphate ABC transporter permease subunit PstC yields the protein MGDYPSRSGNATAGEPGVTNGHTRGAGTGASPSSYQEPPLGGGGALPKKARFSIETGFRGLSTGAGAMVLVIIVAIAVFLVSKAVPALQANTANFLTEKTWFPNDTEPVFGIAALAFGTVLSSILALVVAVPIALAIALFLSHYAPRRLATPLGFVIDLLAAVPSVVFGLWGRDVLQVPVRNFSIWLNEHFGWIPIFGGEGPFGQSIMLGGLVLAIMVLPIVTSLSREVFQQTPGMNEEAALALGATRWEMIRTAVLPYGKPGVIAAVMLGLGRALGETIALALTLGITFNISFNLIENGGNSIAANIANTFGEANATGRGALIASGLVLFAITLVVNMTARAIIYRRREFRDSAA from the coding sequence ATGGGTGACTACCCTTCCCGCTCGGGTAACGCCACCGCCGGCGAACCGGGTGTGACAAACGGTCACACCCGGGGCGCCGGCACCGGTGCGTCCCCGAGCAGTTACCAAGAGCCCCCGCTGGGTGGCGGCGGCGCCCTCCCCAAGAAGGCCCGGTTCTCGATCGAGACAGGTTTCCGCGGCCTGTCCACCGGCGCCGGCGCGATGGTGCTGGTCATCATCGTCGCCATCGCGGTCTTCCTGGTGTCGAAGGCGGTGCCGGCCCTCCAGGCCAACACGGCGAACTTCCTGACCGAGAAGACCTGGTTCCCGAACGACACCGAGCCGGTGTTCGGTATCGCCGCCCTGGCCTTCGGCACCGTGCTCAGCTCGATCCTCGCGCTCGTCGTCGCGGTTCCGATCGCACTGGCCATCGCGCTCTTCCTGTCGCACTACGCACCCCGGCGGCTGGCCACGCCGCTGGGCTTCGTGATCGACCTGCTGGCCGCCGTACCCAGCGTGGTCTTCGGACTCTGGGGACGCGACGTCCTGCAGGTGCCGGTACGCAACTTCTCGATCTGGCTCAACGAGCACTTCGGCTGGATCCCGATCTTCGGTGGCGAGGGCCCGTTCGGACAGTCGATCATGCTCGGTGGCCTGGTGCTGGCGATCATGGTGCTGCCGATCGTCACGTCGCTCTCCCGCGAGGTCTTCCAGCAGACCCCCGGCATGAACGAGGAGGCGGCACTGGCTCTCGGCGCCACCCGCTGGGAGATGATCCGGACCGCGGTCCTGCCGTACGGCAAGCCCGGCGTGATCGCCGCGGTGATGCTCGGCCTGGGCCGGGCGCTCGGCGAGACCATCGCCCTGGCGCTGACCCTCGGCATCACCTTCAACATCTCGTTCAACCTGATCGAGAACGGCGGTAACTCCATCGCCGCCAACATCGCGAACACCTTCGGCGAGGCCAACGCCACCGGTCGTGGCGCCCTGATCGCCTCCGGTCTGGTGCTCTTCGCGATCACGCTGGTGGTCAACATGACGGCGCGGGCGATCATCTACCGCCGTCGCGAGTTCCGGGACAGTGCCGCATGA
- the pstA gene encoding phosphate ABC transporter permease PstA produces MTPDNIRTRKLPVVTNVLVAVAAFAIAAVIVLGTGFGNWVLVLVVGLVLYLVGLNIAASRVEGRRAARNRTMQALIYSACVLAILPLASVVWTLISKGAERLDANFFGTSMNNIGARDPEGGAYHAIIGTLEQVGIATLIAVPLGVLGAIYLVEYGRGRFANTVRFFVDVMTGIPSIVAGLFILSFWVLIVSPWFNDGNPRFSGFAAALALTVLMLPTIVRSTEEMLRLVPGPLREGSYALGVPQWKTILKVVLPTALPGIVTGVMLAIARAAGETAPVLLVAGGAAAINFDPFAGNQQSLALFVYQQAGDASRYAPARAWTAALTLVALVLILTIAAKLLARRNKLSR; encoded by the coding sequence ATGACGCCGGACAACATCCGGACCCGCAAGCTGCCGGTCGTCACCAACGTGCTGGTCGCGGTGGCTGCCTTCGCAATCGCCGCCGTCATCGTGCTGGGCACCGGCTTCGGCAACTGGGTCCTGGTCCTGGTGGTGGGCCTGGTTCTCTACCTGGTCGGCCTCAACATCGCCGCCAGCCGGGTCGAGGGACGGCGCGCCGCGCGCAACCGCACCATGCAGGCGCTGATCTACTCGGCCTGTGTGCTGGCGATCCTGCCGCTCGCCTCGGTGGTCTGGACGCTGATCTCCAAGGGCGCCGAGCGCCTGGACGCCAACTTCTTCGGCACCTCGATGAACAACATCGGTGCGCGTGACCCCGAGGGCGGCGCCTACCACGCCATCATCGGCACCCTGGAGCAGGTCGGCATCGCCACCCTGATCGCGGTGCCGCTCGGTGTGCTGGGTGCGATCTACCTGGTCGAGTACGGCCGCGGCCGGTTCGCCAACACGGTCCGCTTCTTCGTCGACGTGATGACCGGTATCCCGTCGATCGTGGCCGGTCTGTTCATCCTCTCCTTCTGGGTGCTGATCGTCAGCCCGTGGTTCAACGACGGGAACCCGCGGTTCTCCGGTTTCGCCGCCGCGCTGGCGCTGACCGTGCTGATGCTGCCGACGATCGTCCGGTCCACCGAGGAGATGCTGCGGCTGGTGCCGGGGCCGCTGCGGGAGGGTTCGTACGCGCTGGGCGTACCCCAATGGAAGACCATCCTGAAGGTCGTCCTCCCCACCGCCCTGCCCGGCATCGTCACCGGCGTGATGCTGGCCATCGCCCGCGCAGCGGGCGAGACGGCCCCGGTGCTCCTGGTCGCCGGCGGTGCTGCCGCGATCAACTTCGACCCGTTCGCCGGGAACCAGCAGTCGCTGGCGCTCTTCGTGTACCAGCAGGCCGGGGACGCCTCCCGGTACGCACCGGCCCGGGCCTGGACGGCCGCGCTCACCCTGGTGGCGCTCGTGCTGATCCTGACCATCGCCGCCAAGCTGCTCGCCCGTCGCAACAAGCTGTCCCGATAA
- a CDS encoding winged helix-turn-helix transcriptional regulator produces the protein MEILLLVTARAGEPSAVLPALDLLPHSVRTAPRDVRTLVSGPSPDAVLVDARSELSEARATCRMLHATGIGVPLIAVVTEAGLIALNADWGVDDVILASAGPAEVEARLRLCVGRLNNATAGAGGSIRAGELNIDPDTYAAKLKGRPLDLTYKEFELLKFLAQHPGRVFTRDQLLREVWGYDYFGGTRTVDVHVRRLRAKLGSEYESMIGTVRQVGYKFVVPPSGRQLPDNDPVSIPV, from the coding sequence GTGGAGATCCTTCTGCTGGTGACGGCACGTGCCGGCGAACCATCCGCCGTGCTGCCCGCCCTGGACCTTCTGCCCCACTCAGTACGTACTGCCCCCCGTGATGTGCGCACCCTGGTGTCCGGGCCGAGCCCCGACGCCGTCCTGGTCGACGCCCGCTCGGAGCTCTCCGAGGCACGCGCCACCTGCCGCATGCTGCACGCCACCGGCATCGGGGTCCCGCTGATCGCGGTGGTCACCGAGGCCGGCCTGATCGCCCTCAACGCCGACTGGGGTGTCGACGACGTCATCCTGGCCAGCGCGGGACCCGCTGAGGTGGAGGCCCGCCTGCGGCTCTGCGTCGGCCGGCTCAACAACGCGACGGCCGGGGCGGGCGGCTCGATCCGGGCCGGCGAGCTCAACATCGACCCGGATACGTATGCGGCGAAGCTCAAGGGCCGCCCGCTCGACCTCACCTACAAGGAGTTCGAGCTCCTCAAGTTCCTCGCCCAGCACCCGGGCCGGGTCTTCACCCGTGACCAGCTGCTCCGCGAGGTCTGGGGCTACGACTACTTCGGCGGTACGCGTACGGTCGACGTGCACGTGCGGCGCCTGCGGGCCAAGCTCGGCTCGGAGTACGAGTCGATGATCGGCACCGTGCGCCAGGTGGGCTACAAGTTCGTGGTCCCTCCGTCGGGCCGGCAGCTGCCGGACAACGATCCCGTGTCGATCCCGGTCTGA